Proteins from a single region of Mucilaginibacter daejeonensis:
- a CDS encoding mevalonate kinase family protein, protein MIDSRAYARAGFLGNPSDGYNGKTVSLIVKNFGAQILMYESPELCIEPQQADSNYFRNIYQLKETVSLIGYNGGIPLIKATIKKFCDYCDKNGIRLSKNFTLRYSSTIPRQVGLAGSSAIVIATLRALMQFYKVEIPLVDLPTLALQAETQEMGINAGLQDRVIQCYEGCVHMDFNKEQMANSGHGLYIPIDPSLLPKLYIAYKTDLGKVSGKVLNEIRAKYDKGDEHTISTLGKIASLADEGKEAILAGDHERLGQLINQNFDYRTQIMTISDSNMELINTARSCGASAAFTGSGGSIIGTYKDDEMLKRLVIALKKTNSRVIKPYLV, encoded by the coding sequence ATGATTGATTCAAGGGCCTATGCAAGGGCCGGCTTTTTAGGCAACCCGTCCGACGGTTACAACGGCAAAACGGTAAGCCTCATCGTTAAAAATTTTGGGGCGCAGATCCTCATGTATGAGTCGCCCGAACTATGCATCGAGCCACAACAGGCCGATAGTAATTACTTCAGGAACATTTATCAGCTGAAAGAGACCGTGAGCCTGATCGGCTACAATGGCGGTATCCCCCTGATCAAAGCCACCATCAAAAAATTCTGCGACTATTGTGACAAGAACGGTATCCGCCTTTCGAAGAATTTTACGTTGCGTTACAGTTCTACCATCCCGCGTCAGGTGGGTTTGGCAGGATCGAGCGCTATCGTGATCGCTACCCTGCGGGCGCTGATGCAATTTTATAAGGTAGAGATACCACTGGTGGATCTGCCTACGCTGGCCTTGCAAGCCGAGACCCAGGAGATGGGTATCAACGCAGGGCTGCAGGATCGCGTGATCCAGTGCTATGAAGGCTGCGTGCATATGGACTTTAATAAAGAACAGATGGCCAATTCAGGTCATGGCCTGTATATACCTATCGACCCATCATTACTGCCCAAATTATACATCGCTTACAAGACCGACCTTGGTAAAGTATCAGGCAAGGTATTGAACGAGATACGCGCCAAATATGACAAGGGCGACGAGCACACCATTAGTACTTTAGGCAAGATCGCCTCATTGGCAGATGAAGGCAAGGAAGCCATTTTAGCCGGCGACCACGAAAGACTTGGCCAGCTCATCAACCAAAATTTTGACTATCGTACCCAGATCATGACCATTAGCGATAGCAATATGGAACTGATCAACACGGCCCGTTCATGCGGTGCATCGGCCGCGTTCACCGGTTCGGGCGGATCGATCATCGGTACTTACAAAGACGACGAGATGCTGAAGCGTTTGGTGATCGCGTTAAAAAAAACAAATTCAAGAGTTATAAAACCTTACTTAGTATAA
- a CDS encoding glycoside hydrolase family 43 protein → MKKTSLTIALACLAVLGAKAQNPIITSIFTADPAPIVHKGTVYLYTGHDTASVTATNYKMPDWHVFSSKDMVHWKDHGALLSPHTFSWATGDAYAAQCIERDGKFYWFVSTFHKNDANSKGGAAIGVAVSDGPTGPFKDAIGKALIVNEMTTDMKHGWDDIDPTVFIDDDGQAYLFWGNGSCKWVKLKKNMTELDGPISVFKPKNYIEGPWVYKRKGLYYLVYASAGTKPEMIEYCTATSPTGPWTYQGIIQKNVPNSFTTHPGILDFKGKSYFFYHNGALPTGGSYRRSICVDEMFYNPDGTIKEIVQTTTGVKLVK, encoded by the coding sequence ATGAAGAAGACATCACTGACCATTGCATTGGCCTGCCTTGCGGTATTGGGTGCTAAAGCCCAAAACCCGATCATCACCAGCATCTTTACCGCCGATCCGGCACCTATCGTGCATAAGGGTACCGTTTACCTGTACACCGGCCATGATACGGCATCAGTAACGGCCACCAATTACAAAATGCCCGACTGGCACGTGTTCTCCTCCAAAGATATGGTACACTGGAAAGATCACGGCGCGTTGCTATCGCCCCATACCTTTTCATGGGCCACAGGCGACGCTTATGCCGCGCAGTGCATCGAGCGTGATGGGAAGTTCTATTGGTTCGTATCTACCTTTCACAAGAATGATGCTAACAGCAAAGGAGGGGCGGCCATCGGTGTTGCGGTGTCTGATGGTCCTACCGGTCCGTTCAAGGATGCTATTGGTAAGGCTCTGATCGTAAATGAGATGACCACCGATATGAAACACGGGTGGGATGACATTGACCCAACGGTATTTATTGACGATGACGGTCAGGCTTACCTCTTTTGGGGTAACGGCAGCTGTAAGTGGGTGAAGTTGAAGAAGAACATGACCGAACTGGACGGGCCTATATCGGTTTTCAAACCCAAGAACTACATCGAAGGCCCCTGGGTGTACAAGCGTAAAGGACTTTATTATTTAGTGTATGCCAGCGCCGGTACTAAGCCCGAAATGATCGAGTACTGCACGGCCACCAGCCCCACAGGACCATGGACCTACCAGGGCATTATCCAAAAAAATGTACCTAATAGTTTTACCACCCACCCTGGTATATTGGACTTTAAAGGCAAAAGTTACTTTTTTTACCATAATGGAGCATTGCCCACCGGTGGTAGCTACCGCCGGTCGATCTGTGTGGACGAAATGTTCTACAACCCTGATGGTACCATAAAAGAGATCGTACAGACGACCACGGGCGTGAAGCTCGTTAAATAA
- the galU gene encoding UTP--glucose-1-phosphate uridylyltransferase GalU, with the protein MVKKAVIPAAGLGTRFLPATKASPKEMLPIIDTPTIQYVVQEAVDSGIEDILIISGKGKRAIEDHFDRNHELETRLQEKEDAMYEEIRHLADMANIHFIRQKEINGLGDAIYYARHHTGNEPFAVLLGDTIIDSVIPVTQQLIDIYEQYQSTVIAVETVPHDKVSRYGIVGGEKKSDTLMLLDQLIEKPAVDKAPSNLAIAGRYILTPEIYRSLEKTPRGKGNEIQLTDAMLNLLKTESLYAHTIEGKRYDIGNKLDFLKTTVDFALRRKEFAKPFLKYLRETVERMEGIEL; encoded by the coding sequence ATGGTAAAAAAAGCCGTTATCCCTGCTGCAGGTTTAGGCACCCGGTTCCTGCCGGCCACCAAAGCATCACCTAAAGAGATGCTCCCGATCATTGATACACCTACTATACAATATGTAGTTCAGGAAGCTGTTGACTCAGGTATCGAAGATATATTGATCATTTCAGGCAAAGGCAAACGTGCCATCGAGGATCACTTTGACCGTAACCACGAGTTGGAAACACGTTTGCAGGAAAAAGAGGACGCGATGTATGAAGAGATCCGTCACCTGGCCGACATGGCCAACATCCACTTTATCCGTCAAAAAGAGATCAATGGTTTGGGCGATGCGATCTATTACGCTCGTCACCACACAGGTAACGAGCCATTTGCCGTGTTGCTGGGCGATACCATCATCGATTCGGTGATACCAGTAACCCAACAACTGATCGATATTTACGAGCAGTACCAAAGCACCGTGATCGCGGTGGAGACCGTGCCTCATGACAAGGTTTCTCGCTATGGTATAGTTGGTGGCGAAAAGAAATCAGACACCCTGATGCTGCTTGATCAGCTGATCGAGAAGCCTGCCGTTGACAAAGCGCCATCTAACCTGGCTATCGCCGGTCGTTACATCCTTACGCCCGAGATCTACCGCTCATTAGAGAAGACCCCTCGCGGAAAAGGTAATGAGATACAATTGACCGACGCCATGCTGAACCTGTTGAAGACCGAGAGTCTTTATGCGCACACCATCGAGGGCAAGCGTTACGACATTGGCAACAAGCTGGACTTTTTAAAGACCACCGTTGACTTTGCCTTACGCCGTAAAGAATTCGCTAAACCATTCCTGAAATACCTGCGCGAGACCGTCGAGCGTATGGAAGGTATCGAACTGTAG
- a CDS encoding alpha/beta hydrolase family protein — MNGTLTRALLAGACCLMLGLNPTQAQVTEPVKPTSRIVEDGGTGPYRAIMLQEASLPTHTVLRPQDLKPFGRGKKLPIIAWGNGACANSPWEHINFLSEVASYGFLVVAIGPMPQEGEKGGGRSTSSQMKDAIDWAIAQSKDHKSMLYGKIDTSKIAVSGMSCGGLQTLENAPDPRVTTAVICNSGILGNPGAGIPGMPPVSKDQLKKLHTPTLYILGGEKDIAYKNGMDDFERIDDVPVFVANMDVGHGGTYRQPHGGEFAKVATAWFEWQLKGDRKAGEMFTGNPPGLAKDPHWTVQKKRL; from the coding sequence ATGAACGGAACATTGACCAGGGCCTTGTTGGCCGGTGCCTGTTGTTTAATGCTGGGGCTAAACCCCACCCAGGCGCAGGTAACAGAACCAGTAAAACCGACGAGCCGAATAGTTGAAGATGGTGGGACCGGGCCTTACAGAGCCATTATGCTACAGGAAGCATCGCTGCCTACGCACACCGTGCTGCGACCACAAGACCTCAAACCCTTCGGCAGGGGCAAAAAGCTGCCTATCATTGCCTGGGGTAACGGCGCCTGCGCCAACTCGCCATGGGAGCATATCAATTTCCTGTCGGAAGTGGCCTCTTATGGTTTCCTGGTGGTGGCCATAGGGCCCATGCCGCAAGAAGGCGAGAAAGGCGGCGGGCGCTCCACCTCTTCACAAATGAAGGATGCCATTGATTGGGCCATTGCGCAAAGCAAGGACCATAAGAGCATGCTATATGGCAAGATCGACACCAGCAAGATAGCAGTGAGCGGTATGTCGTGCGGTGGATTGCAAACGTTGGAGAATGCTCCCGACCCAAGGGTGACCACTGCCGTGATCTGCAACAGCGGCATATTAGGTAACCCCGGAGCCGGAATACCCGGTATGCCACCGGTCTCCAAGGACCAACTAAAAAAACTGCACACCCCTACCCTTTATATTTTAGGCGGAGAGAAGGACATAGCCTACAAGAACGGCATGGATGACTTTGAACGGATAGACGATGTGCCAGTATTTGTGGCCAATATGGATGTGGGCCATGGTGGCACCTATCGCCAGCCGCATGGCGGTGAATTTGCCAAGGTAGCCACGGCCTGGTTTGAGTGGCAGCTCAAAGGCGACCGCAAAGCAGGCGAAATGTTCACCGGAAACCCGCCGGGTTTAGCAAAAGACCCGCACTGGACCGTTCAAAAGAAACGATTGTAA
- a CDS encoding glycoside hydrolase family 127 protein, producing MIKYLSTALLAVTVSVACAQERLYSNEFPLKDVTLLDGDFKHARDLNVRTLLKYDADRLLAGYRVIAHLPVKAKIYPNWDGLDGHVGGHYLSALAISYASTGDARCGERMRYFIKELKACQDANTANNPEWGVGYVGAVPNSDKVWSTFKNGDFGAYRSAWVPWYNVHKMYAGLRDVWVYNGDATAKDIFLKFCDWGIDITSALTDEQMQAMLATEHGGMNEIYADAYQMTHDDKYLKAAKRFSHRALLDPMAQGRDDLDNKHANTQVPKAVGFQRIAELDHDDTYARAGQFFWETVTADRTLAFGGNSRREFFPSKTAATDLVNDVEGPETCNSYNMLKLTEDLFRVQPMAKYADYYERTLYNHILSSQHPQHGGFVYFTPARPRHYRVYSSPNEGMWCCVGSGMENQSKYAQFIYTHYQNTLYVNLFMPSVLNWRQKGVVIRQETAFPYQENSKLSITSGKAHFKMMIRYPGWVNAGALKISVNGKPVKYTAQPSSYVAIDRAWKKGDVVQISLPMHNSVEQLPYVPNYVAVLHGPIVLASNTGTEDLKGLVAGDSRWGHIASGRKLPLDKAPIFVEDDEARIATQLKPVAGKPLNFTMAGDNLGNGEPVKLEPFFKIHDARYMMYWMTLTHGQYRSYVDSMAAVERDKMALDKRTIDQVAPGEQQPEVDHSMQTKNSNTGNNYDEFWRDARNGGYFSYDLATNDEKGLKLMVRYRGGEQRDKAFDIYIDDQKLMTLNGPDKGNAGKFMNVEYDIPDSLTRGKKRIRVKFQAHDNSAVSAVYNVKLLRK from the coding sequence ATGATCAAATATCTATCTACAGCATTGTTAGCTGTTACCGTGAGCGTAGCATGTGCACAGGAAAGGCTATATTCCAATGAGTTCCCGTTAAAGGATGTGACCTTGCTCGATGGCGACTTTAAGCACGCCCGCGACCTTAACGTACGCACGCTGCTTAAGTATGATGCCGACCGTCTGCTGGCCGGCTACCGGGTTATTGCCCACCTACCGGTAAAAGCGAAGATCTATCCTAACTGGGATGGCCTTGACGGGCATGTAGGCGGGCATTACCTGTCGGCCCTGGCTATCAGCTACGCCTCAACAGGTGATGCTCGATGTGGCGAGCGGATGCGATATTTTATCAAGGAACTGAAAGCTTGCCAGGATGCCAATACGGCTAATAACCCCGAGTGGGGCGTAGGTTATGTGGGTGCTGTGCCTAATAGCGATAAGGTTTGGAGCACCTTTAAGAACGGCGACTTTGGCGCTTACCGCTCGGCCTGGGTGCCGTGGTATAACGTGCACAAGATGTACGCCGGCCTACGCGACGTTTGGGTATACAATGGCGATGCTACCGCCAAGGACATCTTTCTAAAATTTTGCGATTGGGGCATCGACATAACATCTGCGCTTACTGATGAGCAGATGCAGGCCATGCTGGCCACCGAACATGGCGGCATGAACGAGATCTATGCCGATGCTTATCAGATGACTCATGATGATAAGTATTTAAAGGCGGCCAAGCGTTTCTCGCACCGTGCATTGCTGGATCCCATGGCCCAGGGGCGCGACGACCTGGATAATAAGCACGCTAACACACAGGTGCCAAAGGCGGTTGGTTTTCAGCGTATAGCCGAACTTGATCATGATGATACGTACGCCAGAGCAGGCCAATTTTTTTGGGAGACCGTGACTGCCGACCGTACACTGGCCTTTGGCGGTAATAGTCGGAGGGAGTTCTTCCCGAGCAAGACCGCCGCTACCGACCTGGTGAACGATGTGGAAGGCCCGGAGACCTGTAATTCCTATAACATGCTCAAGCTGACCGAAGACCTGTTCAGAGTACAGCCGATGGCCAAATACGCCGATTATTATGAGCGTACTTTGTATAATCATATCCTTTCCAGCCAGCACCCGCAGCACGGTGGCTTTGTGTACTTTACCCCGGCAAGGCCCCGTCATTATCGTGTGTACTCGTCGCCAAATGAGGGGATGTGGTGCTGCGTGGGTAGTGGTATGGAGAACCAGAGCAAGTATGCCCAATTCATCTACACACATTACCAAAATACGCTGTATGTAAACCTTTTTATGCCATCGGTACTGAACTGGCGCCAAAAAGGGGTGGTGATCAGGCAGGAGACCGCGTTCCCTTACCAGGAGAACAGCAAACTCAGCATCACTTCGGGCAAAGCCCACTTTAAAATGATGATACGCTATCCGGGATGGGTGAATGCCGGCGCGCTCAAGATCAGCGTCAACGGCAAACCGGTGAAGTACACCGCTCAACCATCATCATATGTGGCGATCGATCGTGCCTGGAAAAAAGGCGATGTGGTGCAGATCAGCCTTCCTATGCATAACAGTGTGGAGCAATTGCCGTATGTGCCAAATTATGTGGCTGTGCTGCATGGCCCTATCGTGCTGGCCTCCAACACCGGCACCGAGGACCTTAAAGGTTTAGTAGCAGGTGATAGTCGTTGGGGGCACATTGCCAGTGGCCGCAAGCTTCCGTTAGACAAGGCACCGATATTTGTAGAGGATGACGAAGCCCGCATAGCTACTCAGCTAAAACCGGTAGCAGGCAAACCACTGAACTTCACCATGGCTGGTGACAACTTAGGCAATGGTGAGCCGGTAAAGCTGGAACCGTTCTTCAAGATACATGATGCCCGCTACATGATGTACTGGATGACGCTTACCCACGGGCAGTACCGATCATACGTAGACTCGATGGCCGCTGTAGAGCGCGATAAGATGGCGCTGGACAAGCGAACCATTGACCAGGTGGCACCCGGCGAACAGCAACCGGAGGTTGACCATAGCATGCAGACCAAGAACTCGAACACCGGCAACAATTACGATGAGTTTTGGCGCGATGCCCGCAATGGCGGCTACTTCAGCTATGACCTGGCCACTAATGATGAGAAGGGACTGAAACTGATGGTACGTTACAGGGGAGGGGAGCAGCGCGACAAGGCTTTTGACATCTATATAGATGATCAGAAATTGATGACGCTGAACGGTCCCGACAAGGGCAACGCCGGTAAGTTCATGAACGTAGAGTATGATATACCTGATAGCCTGACCCGAGGCAAGAAACGCATAAGGGTAAAGTTCCAGGCACATGACAATAGCGCGGTAAGTGCTGTATATAACGTAAAGCTGCTGCGGAAGTAG
- a CDS encoding alpha/beta hydrolase-fold protein translates to MNYRPLFALLALLAVQGISKAQTTPSTVADDFKQSSLNQPGQEYPQVNSQGYARFKIKAPMADSVKVSLGLGGRGGTRLTKGADGYFTGTTEGPMDEGFHYYHLTVDGGTFNDPGTLNFYGSTRWESGIEIPAHDSDIYALKDVPHGHVQQILFPSKSTNTSRRAYVYTPPGYEKERSKKYPVLYLQHGWGEDETAWSNQGHANLIMDNLISEGKSKPFIIVMTYGMTNEVRPGPGALRNFKIDAFQTVLTDELVPYIDANFRTMADRVHRAMGGLSMGGMETHTITLAKPELFGSYALLSGGLYNAKELEGKAKPNLIFMSAGSRERPDGVRNAATELKGTGYNAVAYVSENTGHEFQTWRRSLHELAPMLFTK, encoded by the coding sequence ATGAATTATAGACCACTATTTGCTTTGCTGGCCCTGCTGGCCGTCCAGGGGATCAGTAAAGCACAAACCACACCATCTACTGTGGCCGATGATTTTAAACAATCATCGCTCAATCAGCCCGGGCAGGAATACCCGCAGGTTAATTCGCAGGGCTATGCCCGCTTTAAGATCAAAGCTCCCATGGCCGATAGTGTTAAGGTAAGCTTGGGTTTGGGTGGCCGCGGCGGCACCCGGCTTACCAAGGGTGCCGATGGCTATTTCACCGGCACTACCGAAGGCCCTATGGACGAAGGCTTCCACTATTACCACCTCACCGTAGATGGCGGTACCTTCAACGACCCCGGTACGCTCAACTTTTACGGTTCCACCCGTTGGGAAAGCGGCATCGAGATACCTGCCCACGACAGCGACATCTACGCGTTGAAAGACGTACCACACGGGCATGTTCAGCAAATACTCTTCCCATCCAAAAGCACCAATACCTCGCGCAGGGCTTATGTATACACGCCGCCTGGTTATGAAAAGGAAAGATCAAAGAAGTACCCTGTGCTTTACCTGCAACACGGCTGGGGTGAGGACGAGACCGCATGGAGCAACCAGGGCCACGCCAACCTGATCATGGATAACCTGATCAGCGAGGGCAAAAGCAAGCCGTTCATTATTGTAATGACCTACGGCATGACCAACGAGGTAAGGCCTGGTCCCGGCGCACTGCGCAACTTCAAGATAGATGCATTTCAAACTGTACTAACCGATGAACTGGTCCCATACATTGACGCCAATTTCAGGACCATGGCCGACCGTGTACACCGCGCAATGGGCGGCCTATCGATGGGTGGAATGGAAACGCATACCATCACTTTGGCTAAGCCGGAGTTGTTCGGCTCGTATGCCTTATTAAGCGGCGGCTTGTATAATGCTAAGGAGCTGGAAGGAAAGGCCAAACCGAACCTGATCTTCATGAGCGCCGGCAGCCGTGAGCGGCCCGATGGCGTACGCAACGCTGCTACCGAACTTAAGGGTACGGGCTACAACGCCGTTGCGTATGTGTCAGAGAATACCGGCCACGAATTCCAAACTTGGCGCCGTAGTTTGCACGAATTAGCCCCAATGCTGTTCACTAAGTAG
- a CDS encoding glutamate--tRNA ligase family protein, which translates to MFFEPSPSSGLTRYAPTPSGYLHIGNVLSFVLTATIAQKRGAGILLRIDDLDRERVRDEYLQDIFDTIVLLDLPYDQGPRNVADFKASWSQVHRMPLYEAALDQLAGSGAVFACTCSRSQLQRSAPLYPGTCRNAGIRLDADDSCWRLIIDQQKELKIRDHLGKVHTHQLPDEMQSFVVRKKDRHPAYQLASVIDDLHFGVDLVVRGEDLWASTLAQAYLADQLGVKGFNDIHFLHHPLIMGGDGNKLSKSMGDTSVKYLRENGFAAPDIFTLIAQVLGWQRPVSDWRTLGDLVYQRLFA; encoded by the coding sequence ATGTTTTTCGAACCATCTCCTTCATCGGGGCTTACCCGTTATGCGCCTACGCCAAGCGGTTACCTGCACATCGGTAATGTACTATCCTTTGTACTTACGGCCACCATCGCTCAAAAACGAGGAGCAGGGATACTGTTGAGAATAGACGACCTCGACCGTGAACGGGTGCGTGACGAATACCTGCAGGACATCTTTGATACCATCGTGCTGCTGGACCTACCATATGATCAAGGGCCTCGTAACGTTGCCGACTTTAAGGCGTCGTGGTCCCAGGTGCACCGCATGCCTTTATATGAGGCGGCGCTTGATCAGCTGGCTGGTTCAGGAGCGGTGTTCGCTTGCACGTGCAGCCGGTCGCAGTTGCAACGGTCGGCTCCTTTGTACCCCGGTACCTGCCGCAACGCCGGTATACGTTTGGATGCTGATGATAGTTGTTGGCGGCTGATCATCGATCAACAAAAGGAGTTGAAGATCAGAGACCATCTAGGCAAGGTACATACACATCAATTGCCCGATGAAATGCAGAGCTTTGTGGTGCGCAAAAAGGACCGCCATCCGGCCTACCAGTTAGCCAGCGTGATCGACGACCTGCATTTTGGTGTGGATCTGGTAGTTAGAGGAGAGGACCTATGGGCATCGACGCTGGCGCAGGCCTATTTGGCCGATCAGCTCGGCGTGAAAGGTTTCAACGACATTCATTTCTTACATCATCCGCTCATTATGGGTGGCGATGGTAACAAGCTGTCCAAATCAATGGGTGATACCTCGGTGAAATACCTGCGCGAAAATGGGTTCGCCGCTCCTGATATATTCACACTGATCGCACAGGTACTGGGCTGGCAACGCCCCGTGTCCGATTGGCGAACGCTGGGCGATCTGGTGTATCAACGGCTGTTCGCCTGA